TGTAAAAGCCGTGGCCCAGTTTGTGAGTTCTCTTGCCAACGCAGTGAAGGGATAACATGTCTCAGAATCGAAGAGACCCGCTGAAGAGACTGGAACAAGGTGAAGCGTTGGCGGCTGAAGGCTGCTACGCCGAGGCGCTGCGGGAATACCTCTGGTGTTTTGATCGTGGTCTGCGAGTCGATCCTGCTTTCGCGGGAGTGAGACTCACCGCTCTGCTCTACGCTATTGCGCAGTTAGGTAACTTTTATCCTCCGGCGTCAGAAGCGTTGATTTTGCGAAGAAATAGGTTGAGACAAAAACTGTTACGAGGCAGGGCAAGAGTAATGTCAGCTTTTGATTTTTGCGGGCTTAACAGGTATCTGAGTGAGGAGGATGTTACGTTTCAAACATGTCGAAAGCTGCGGCCCGGTGGCAAAGTCAGAATGATACTTGTCGATCATGCTGCTGGTTATCTTTGTGGGATGCGACGATACCGTGAACTATTGGAGCTTGCCGACCCTTTTGCAGTATTTGCAGTCAATTTTCCGGTGAGCGATTCTGCGTCCTCAACCGAGCCGGCTTCGTACCGCCGGAGACTGGGTAAAAGTCTATTGGCGAGGAAATGTGCCCCCTTCGTGGAGGCGTTGGCTGGTACTCAGCGTCACGAACACGCCTTCCAGCTTGCAGGTCGAATTCTACGTGTTCGCTTGGCAAGGGATGTACTTTGCGATTTGCTACAGCGGGCGGAGCGTATTCCGGACAAGAATCTTGTTGCTTATTTGAAAGACAGACTACGGTCCCTTTCCGGCCGCCGCAGTTGAATTTGAAAGCGATGAATACCAAACCTAAAGCGGATGACCGTTTCGTCATCATCATGGCCGGCGGACGAGGCGAGCGGTTCTGGCCGGTTAGCCGCGAGAAGACCCCCAAACAACTGCTCGCGCTGCTCGGTAAAAAGTCGTTTTTGCAGGAGGCCGTTGACCGCGTGCTGCCGTTGGTCCCGTTGAAGAATATTTTTGTTATCACGAACGAGGCGCAAGCGGCGCAGGTCGCGAAGCAACTGCCGAAACTGCCGAAGCATAACATCATCGCCGAGCCGGTTGGACGCGACACCTGCGCCGCGGTCACGCTCGGTGCCGCTCTTGTCGGCGCGCGTTCCACCACCGGCGTGATGGCCGTGTTGCCGGCGGATCACGTGATTCCCGAGGAGAAAAAGTTTCAGCACGTCTTGAACGATTGCTTCGACCTCGCCGGTCGCGGCCAGGCGATTGTTACGATTGGCATCAAGCCGACCGAACCGGCGACCGGCTATGGTTACATTCAGGTAGGTGAACCCCTGCCGCCGCCGCACGGCGCGAAGCCCTACAAAACCACGTTCTTTCGCGCCGAGCGGTTCGTTGAAAAACCGCATTTCGACAAGGCGTTGGAGTACGTCAACAGCGGCCATTATCGCTGGAACGCGGGAATGTTCATCTGGGGTTTCGTGACTGTCACCGAGGGATTGCAGAAACACCAACCGGAAATGTACGAAGCCTGCCAGCGCTGGTTCAAGGTGGCGAACAATCCGGCGAAGCTCGCACGGGTGCTGGCGAAGGAATATCCGGGTCTCAAAAAAATCTCCATTGACTTCGCCCTCATGGAACACGCGCAGAACGTCGTTGTGGCGGCGGGCGATTTTGCGTGGGACGATCTCGGTTCCTGGAACGCGCTGGCCCGGCACCTCAAGCCCGACGCCGAGGGCAATTGCGCCATGGCGGAGTTCATTCACGTGGACGCCGCACGTAACATTATTTTCGACGCACGCATTAAGAACCGCACACCGATTGCCGTCGTGGGCTTGCGCGATTCGATTCTCGTCCAGACGGACGACGCCGTATTACTGGCGCACAAAAGCCAGTCGCAGAAGATCAAGGAACTCGTCAAGAAACTCGCGGAGAAGAAGGAGTATAAGGGGCTGGTCTGACTGAATGCGGATAAAGCATGACCGGCGCTTTCGCCACCGGAAACGAGTCGTTCGTTTTCAACATCGCGTCCGCCGGGAGTATTTGAAATTGGCGAAGGATCTCGCAGCCTTGGCGCGGAGTTTCCGAACCGAATTGACTCCCCGGCTTCAGCAAGGCGCGGCCATTCGTGCGTTTGGCATCCGGGGCGCATTCGCGTTGATATCTGCCTGTCGTGGGACAACCCAGTGCAATGCGGCCCTTGCCGTGACCGACGAGTGCCTCAGCGTTTCGGGCGCGACTCAACCTTGTTTCGTAGGCAAATCCCTTAGCATAACCACGAGGTTTCCCTGATTATCATCGGGGGATTTTTTAGATAAAACTTTTGCACATGGCGCACTTAGAGCTGCCAATGCGGGTACGGGTTCGCTTATGAAACGCGCGGCAAAGGATATCACGCTCGGCCTGCTGGCCATTTCCGGCCTGTTGTCGCCCGCCGTGGCCAGAGCTGACAAGGTGGGCATCAATTTCATCGGCGGCAGCACGGTCAACGGAACGCCGGCGCCGATGGCGGCGAACGAATCGGCGGGCTGGATCCCTCAAAAGTTCTGGAACAACGCGAGTGGTTCCGGCGGTTCAATCAATCCGGTAGGCGACGCCGACGCGGGGATCTCTGTATTTTACAGCGGGTTCTCGGCAAGTTGGTCGGACAGTTTCGGTACGAGGAGCACGCCGGTTGCCGACAACGGCGGCAACAGCCGGCTGATGAAAGGCTACCTCAACACCGATGACACGCCAGGTGGCAGGATCACGGTCACAGTTACCGGCGTGCCGGGTGTTTTCACCGCGGGCGGCTACGCAGTGGTCGTCTACTTCGACGGCGACAACGTCGCGGCCGCGCGGGTGAGCGGGTTCACTTTGACGGCGCCGAATTTCGGACAACAGACACTCTACGGACTCGACAAAGCAAACACGGATTTCGGAGGGACGTTCAAGGAAGTGTCGGGTAGCAGCACGTCAGACCTCGGCAGCAGCACGCCCGACGGAAACGTGCTCGCGTTCGCCACTCTGACGGACAGCGCCTTTACGCTCACGGTCAACGGCGCGAGCACCAGCGATTTGAACCCGCGGGGCGCGCTCAACGCGATTCAGATCGTGGATGCGCGACTGCTGCCGAACCCGCCGGGTCCGGCGATAACCAGCAGCGGCACAGCCACGGGCATGGTCAACGCGGTGTTCAGCTACGCCATCTCTGCGATCAACAATCCGACCAATTTCGGCGCGTCCGGTTTGCCATCCGGCTTGACCATCAATCCGACGAACGGCCTTGTTTCGGGAATTCCCGCGGTCGCCGGAACCTTTCAGGTCACGTTGATCGCGACCAACGCGAACGGCTCCGCGACGAAGCCGCTGACGCTGACCATCAACCCGGCGCAGGTGAATTTCACACCACTCAATTCCGGTACGACCAACCGCCTCGACGGCGGTTCGCTCTGGAATTCGGACAGCGGGTTGATCGCGGGCGTTGGCGGCGCGTTGCTCGTGACCACGAACGGCGGACAAACGTGGAAGTCCTTGAACACAGGATTCACGAACGACCTGACCGGGATCCGGTTGATCGACACGACGGCGTTTCTTATCGGGAGCGATGGACTCATCGCGCGGTCGTTCGATGGCGGTCAAAGCTGGACGCGCTTTACACTTCCAACCGCTGTCGCGTTTCATGAGCTTTCATTCATCAATACGGACTACGGGTTCGCGGTGGGCGACGGGGGCACGATTGCTTTTTACAACGGAAGCGACTGGGCGATTGAAGCAAGTGGAGTGACGAACGATTTGTTCGCGGTTCAGGCGGTCGGTTCGACGGCTTATGCAGCCGGAGCCGGCGATTCGATTCTCCGTTACAGCGGGACGAATTGGATCGCGTTGGACAGCGGCACGACCAACACAACTTTTTACGACGTGGCCTTCAGCGATGAAAACGTCGGATACGTCGCAGGCTCGAACGGCGCGCTTTGCCGGACGGTGAACGGCGGCGTCGATTGGATGCCGCTGACTAGTGGCGTGAATACAACTCTGCGCGCGATCCGGATCATTGATGCGACTACGGCGGTTGTCGTCGGCGACGACGGCGTTGTTCTGTTCACAACCGATGGCGGAAGCAGCTGGAGCCGGCTTTCCACGGGCGCGAATGTCGCGTGGTCGGGACTCGACTTTGCCGGCGGGCGCGGTTTCCTCTTCGGCGAGGGTGGCGTGATCTATCTGTTTCAGCTCGCGTTTATCCCGCTCAACCAGCCGCCCGTGGTGACCATAATCGAACCGACCAACAACGTTGCGATCGTCGCGTGCGTCCCGTTTGCGGTTCAGGCGAACGCGGACGACCCGGACGGATTTGTCAGCCGGGTCGAGTTTTATGTGAACGGCAGCAAACTGGGCGAGCGCACGAGTGGTCCTTACCGGACTAGCTGGGACACTGACGCGGCCGGAACTTACACTCTGACGGCGCGCGCGACGGATAACAGCGGAGCGATCAGTGTTTCGACGCCCGTGACGATCGTGATAGTTCCTCCGCCGCTGCATCATTTGATCGTCCACGGGTTCACATCGAACGGCGATTTCCGCCTCTGCTTCGGTGGCGCGCCGGGAAAGTCTTATACGGTCCAGGGATCAACGAATCTGACGGATTGGAGTGATCTCGGAACGATGGTCGGGGCGGACGGGATTTTGGAGTTTCTCGACGTTAACGCGACGAACTTCAGTCATCGCTTCTATCGCGCCTTGCAGCAATGAATCCGACAGCAGCTCAACGGATCATTGCCTGGAGCTTCTGTTTGAATTGTTCGACCAGCTTCGCGTGCGCAGCGTTCACCTCCGCGTCGGTGAGCGTTCTCTCGGCATGACGATAGGTAAACGCGTAGGCCATGCTCTTCTGACCTTCGGGAACGTGCTGGCCACGAAACACGTCAAACAATTCGATGCTCTCCAGGTTCGCAACTTTGGACTGCTTGACAACGTTGAGCACGGCTTCGTGCGTTGTCGATTCTGGCACCAACATCGCGATGTCGCGGCGGATGCCGGGGAGTTGAGGAAGCGGTTTGAATGACTTGTTTGGGTTCCGCCGTGCCAGCAATTGGTCGAAATCCAATTCCGCGAGAAATGCCGGATCTGGCAAGTCGAACTCGCGAGCACGACCGTGGCCTAGCCTCCCCATCGTACCCAGTGGCAGTTTGCCGCCCAGATTGATCGTCGCCGACTCCGCGAACCACGGGGACAGTTCTTTGCAGGCGGAATAGGAAACAGCTCGTAAACCAAACTGATCGAGAAACACTTCAATGATTCCTTTCAGATCGCAGGCATCGAATTTCACCCGGCGTTCGTCGTAGGCTCCCAGGTCCATTGTGACTTTCAATGATTTGAGTTCACCGAGAGGAATGGCGCTGCCGACACCGGTCCAAAAATCCGGGAAGCGCCGGCCGGTCAAGGCAATGGCCAGCCGGCGTTCTTCTTTGGTTCGTCCGTTCAATTGCGTGAAAACGCGGCCGATTTCAAACAGTGCCACGTCTTCGGTTCCGTGGTGCAGATTGCGGCTTAACGAAGCGAGCAGACCGGGAATCAAACTCGGTCGCAACACATCCATGTCACCGCTTAGCGGATTGGCCAGTACGCGCAAGTCCTCGTCCTTCGCGTCGCGCAGTTCAGGTCCGAATCTCGATACGAGCGTTTGCCCTTGCGCTTCGTTCAAACCGAGCCCCGTCAGAATGCGTCGTGCCTCGGCGATTTGATCATAGACCGGGTCAAAAGCGTTCGCGCCAATGGCGCCGCGCGGCGGCGTGGCCGGAATTTTGTCCACGCCGTGCAAACGGCAGACTTCCTCGATCAAATCCACCTCGCGCTTGAGGTCCATGCGAAAAGTCGGGATGCGAAACGAGAGCGGTTCGGATACCGCGGCGTCGGAGTCAACCGGCCGCGGTTTGCGGCTGATCGCCTTCAAACCGAGTCGGCCGAGGTGAAGCTCGATTTCGCCCGGCTTGATCTCGACGCCGAGCAACTCGCGGACCTTTCCCGAACGCAGCGTGATCTGCCGCGGCTCGACCGGGTTCGGATGCGCGTCAACGGCGCCTTCAGCCAGTTGTCCGCCGGCCGTTTCGAGAATCAATTGCGCGCAACGTGCGCCAGCCCAGTCGGTGATGCCGATGTCCGCGCCGCGTTCGAAGCGATAGCTGGCGTCCGTGCGCAGGCCGAGCGCCTTCGACGTGCGGCGAATGTTCGTTGGTTTGAAGCAAGCGCTCTCGATCAAAACATCCGTGGTCCGTTCGTTGATTTCGGTGTTCTGCCCGCCCATGACGCCGGCGAGCGCGATGCCTTTCTGCTCGTCGGCAATCAGCAACATCTCGCTGGTCAAAGTGCGGTGAATGCCATCGAGTGTCGTGAACTTCTCGCCCCCCTTTGCGCGGCGGATGACGATGGTTGGCTTGCCGGTTGCGCCTTTGGCAATGAGATGATAGTCGAACGCGTGCAAGGGCTGGCCGGTTTCGAGCATCACGTAGTTCGTCACATCCACGACGTTGTTGATGCTGCGGAGGCCGACCTTTTCCAGCACGGAGCGGAGCCAGTCCGGGCTGGGGCCGATCTTCACGCCACGCACAACCCGCGCGACATAGCGCGGACACAGCTCGGCGTCTTCGATGCGGACTGCGACAAGGTCCGCAGTGCCGTCTTGTGGTTTCTGATTTTTGACTTCTGGAATTCGGAGCGGATTCCCGGTTACCGCGCTGATCTCCCGCGCGATGCCGATGACGCTGTTCAGGTCGGGACGGTTCGGCGTGATTTCGAGATCATAAACAACATCGCCAGACGCGCGGCCAAGATATTCTGCGAATGGCTGGCCCACTTTTGCGTCCTGCGGCAGAATGAGCAGGCCGTCCACCTGGTCTGGCAAACCAAGTTCCTGCGGCGAGCACATCATGCCCTGGCTGGTGATGCCAAAAACTTTTCGCTCCTTGATGACGAAGGGTTCTTTGTCGCCGGGCTTCAACGGCAGCGCGTAGTTCGGCAGGATGAGGGGGACCTTGTCGCCGGGCTGGTGGTTCTGCGCGCCGCAGATGATCGTGCGCTCGCCTTTGCCGTCATTCACCTTGCAGACTGAGAGCTTGTCCGAGCCGGGCACCTTGTCTCGCGTCAGGATCTGAGCGATGACGATGCCCTCGAATTCACCCGCAAGCTTCTGCACGCCCTCAACCTCAAGTCCGAGCATGGTCAGCCGCTCCGCCAGTTCCCCCGGCGACCAGTTGAAATCAACGTATTGCTTGAGCCAATTGAGTGTGACTTTCATCGCTTCAATTCAAAATTCACCTTGAACTCTCAATGCTTCCGGATGGCTCGCCGTTCTCCACCGGCGAAAACATCGGCGATTGGCGCGCCGGTTTGCGGAAACGCCGCGTGATAATCCTCGCCGAGCAACGCCGCGATCGTGGCCGCGATCTGGCTTTGCATGCGCGGTTCGGTTTGTGTCCGTTCGCCGACCGGCGGCGTGTCCGGGCCGATGACCGCAATCCAGTCGCCTTCCGAGTTGGCGACCTTTTCGCCGTGACTCTTCCAATCCAGCGGTCCGCTGCCGCGGCCATGATCCGCCGTGATGATGATGGTCGTTTTGTCGCGATACTGGGGCAGGGACTGCGCCAGTTCCCAGAGCCGCCGGACAAAGTCGTCCATATGGTGCGCGGCGGTAAGGTAAAGATCGTAGCGGCCCGCGTGCGCCCATTCGTCCGTCTCGCCAAACCCGACGAACACCAGACGCGGTTGCTTGCGCTTCACATGGTCCATCGTGGCGTGAAAGAGGAACGAATCGTAAGTCAAGTCCTCCCACATCGGCGTAGTATCGCGCATCAGGTCCGTGACGAACTGCGGCGTGGGAATCTCGTAACTGCCGAACTTCGATTCCCAGACCGGCCAGGTTGGCAGATGACTGCGCTCGATGTTGAAAATGTAGGGGAACACATCCCAGGTGCCGAACACTGCGACACGATTGCGTAGGCCGGGGCGGCCGTTCAGCCACTCGAACACCGTCACGTTCGGGTTCGGCTTCTTGTCATTGCTGTCAATGCGCGCGTCGGGCGCGCCGGTGAGGATTTCATTGTAACCGGGATAAGAAAACTTTTTGCCATTCGTCACGGTGACAACGCTGCCTTTGGTTTGATTGCCGAAGAGCTGTCCGTGCGAAGCGATCTCGCCCCAAAAGAACGGCAGCAATGCCTCGCGCCTCGCCTCGGGCGTGTCGCGCCAGAAGGCCTTGCGCAGCGTGTTTGTGTCTTTGACACCGCCGATTTCCCGGGTCATCAACTGCGCTTCGGCGCCGCTGAACACCTCCTGCCACCGGAACCCGTCGCTGATGACGAGGAAAACGCTTTGGGTTTTGAGGGTAGCGGCGTTCGCGCCCGGCAATAGACCCAGGAATGTAAGCGCCAAAAGTGCGGCGAAGCCGAAACGGAGCGCGGGTCTGCGACCCGCAGCGCGCACGTTCAGGTCGCGGCCTAAAAATTCCCGATGAGTTGCGTCCGCAACGGAACTGCTGCGGCTCACAGAGCCGCGCTCCGAATGCAGAGCAGCTCCGACGGTGAGGTTGAGTGCAGTGAGCCGTTCGGTCTTTTTTTTAGCTGAGCTGTTGGAGTCAGCGTATAGATTGAGCCAATTGAAGGTGAGTTTCATGGAGAATTGGTAGGGGAAAACTTCTTGTTCAGTTCATTAAAGAACTTTTGAACTTCGCTGTCAGAAAGTCCTGACGCTTTCAGCAACTCAATTGCACGGGGGCGTAACTCATTCAAATTGCCTAATCGAGTCTTATCTGCTGTAAGAGGTGTGGATGCCAACGATGTTATTAGTTCAACAGTTTTCTGAGCCATTAATTTGTTTTGCTCAGTCAGATCTTTTATTTCCTGAAGCTTTTGATCGACAACTCTGACACTGTTCCCAGCCACACCGAAGCTTTCGACTTTTCCGGAGGCGACCAAGAACATGACCGAGATCAAAAAGATGAGCGACGTAAAACAAGCGTAATGTTGCCAACCTCTCAAGTCTCGGTTGTCGATTTGTCGGATCAAATACACTGTACCAATTGCCGGAGCGATGATTGCCATCCATAGCATATTTATTCCGTTCGATAACCGTTCAAGTTTGGATCCGCGAGGCGCCGGTTTTCTTGTTCTTAAAACTGCCTTAAAAACCTCAGATCATTCTCGTAGAATAGCCGGATGTCGTTGATGCCATAACGGATCATGGCGACGCGTTCGATGCCGAAGCCGAACGCCCAGCCCGTCCAGACTTCAGGATCGTAACCGACGTGCTCGAACACCTGCGGGTGCACCATGCCGCAACCGGCGATCTCCAGCCATTCCTTGCCCATCTTGCGCGTGAGCGCGCTCGAAAAATCAATCTCGAAGCTCGGCTCGGTGTAGCTGAAGTAGTGCGGACGAAAACGAATCTTCACGTCGCTTCCGAGCAGTTCCTTGAACACGAACTCGACGGTGCCCTTGAGGTCACCGACGGTGACGCCCTTGTCCACGTAAAGCCCCTCGATCTGTTGGAAGGTCGGATTGTGCGTTGCGTCGGCGTTGTCGCGGCGATAGACGCGGCCCGGAACGATAATGCGAATCGGAGGTTGTTGCTTCTCCATGACGCGGATTTGGACGGAGGAAGTATGAGTGCGGAGAAGAAGGGGTTTACCCTCGCCACCCGCTCCTTTCTCATTCGGTGGGAGAGGTTCGCCGGATGGCCGGGTGACGGCGGAGTTCTCAGCCCGCAAATAGAACGTGTCTTGCGTATCGCGGGCGGGATGGTCGGCGGGCGTGTTCAACGCATCGAAGCAATGATATTCGTCCTCGATCTCCGGGCCATCCGCGACGACGAAGCCAATCTTGCGGAAACTACGTACGATATCGTCGGTCACCTGCGTGAGTGGATGCAGCTTGCCCAGCGCGCGACGACGACCGGGCAGGGTGAAGTCGGTTGGTTCTTTGGACGACGCGGCTTTGTCTTCGAGTTCTTCACGTCGTGCAGTCAGAGCTGATTCGAGCTCTGCCTTGGCTGCATTGATCAGCTTGCCGGCGGTGGGGCGATCTTCCTTGGCCAGAGAACCGAGCTGTTTCATCAACGCCGTGAACTTGCCGTGCGGGCCGATCCACGCGCCTTTGGCGTTATCGAGCGCGGCGAGGTCGGGTGCAGCTTTTAGTTCCGTCAGGGCGGATTGTTTCAGAGGCCCGATGTCGTCAAGAAAAGCCATACGGATGAACGAACGTTATTCGCAACCAGGAAAAACAGAAAGCGAATTCATGATTTCCGAAAGGGAATTGATCACGGATCCGTGATCACCAGCGCGACGGTAAAACCATCATAGCCTTTGCTGCCGACGGTCTGGATGGCGGTGGCCGTCACACGGGGTTCAGCGGCGACAAGTTCATTGAAGCGGCGGGCGCCTTGAACCCGGGCGTCCTCGTGATGAGGATCAATCACCGCGCCTTCGCGGATGACATTGTCGGCGACGATGCACGTGCCGCGTCGGGAAAGTTTGAGCGCCCAGGTGAAATAATCAGGATAACCCGGCTTATCGGCGTCGATGAAAATGAAATCAAACGGCGGCTGCTTTCCGGTAACGAGCTGTTGCAAAGTGTCCAGCGCCGCCCCCAGACGCAATTCGACGACGCCGGCCAGACCGGCCCGGGCGATGTTTTTGCGGGCAACCTCCGCGTGTTTTGGTTCCGATTCCAGCGTCATGAGGGTTCCGCCGGGTGGCAGGGCGCGGGCGAGCCAGATGGTGCTGTAACCGCCGAGCGTGCCGATTTCCAGAATGTGACGCGCGCCCTGAATTTTCGCGAGCAGTTGCAGGAACTTGCCCTGGTTGGGCGCCACATTGATCTGCGGCAACCCTGCATCGGCGCTGGTTTGCAGGGCCGTCTCCAGTGCGCGGTCCGGTCGAACGAGCAAGTCGGTGATGTAACGGTCAACCGCCGTCCAGTGCGCGATGTTCATGGTGAAAAACGTTAACCTCGAAAGCCAGGAGTGGGAAAGCAAAACGGGCGGCCATTGCTGGTCGCCCGATGCGTCAAAGCCCTTGCGTGATTCAGGCCTTTGCCGTGGCCTTGGCCCTGAGCGCGTTCTGGGCGACCTTGACCAACTCGCCAAACGCGGCGTTGTCCTGCGCGGCGATGTCGGCCAGCACCTTGCGGTCGAGCGCGACCTTCGCGGCCTTCAAACCTTCCATGAACCGGCTGTAGGTCAGTCCGGCGGCACGAGCGGCGGCATTGATGCGGATTTGCCAGAGCGCGCGGAAATTGCGCTTCTTGGTCTTTCGATCGCGGTAGGCGTATTGACGGCCATGATCGACCGCATCGGAGGCGTAACGGTAAAGTTTCGAGCGGCGCATCCGGAAGCCTTTGGCGGCCCGGATCATTCTGGTGCGGCGCTTGCGGGAGGCGGGGGCGTTGGTGACTCGCATGGGTCAGTTCAAAATTGAAGGTTGAGAGGGAAATCAGTGGCTGAACGGAAGGTTTTGAATGATGCGATAGACGTCGGTTTTGTCCACGACGGCCATCTTCCCCAGGCGGCGACGGCGTTTCGCGTTTTTCGTGGCGAGCAGGTGGCGTCGGCCGGCGTGGGAACGCAGGACCTTGCCGCTTGCGGTGATTTTGAACCGCTTGGCCACGGACTTTTTGGTTTTGATGCCTTTGGGTCGACGCATAAATCAACTTTCGTTCAAAAAGAGCGCGCAATATAGGAACGCCCGGAGGGGGAAGCAAGTGGTATTTTGTCGGTCCGCGCTAGGGCACCAACACGGCGCGGTAGAACCTTCGGGTGAAGTTCGACGTGCCGGGATCAGAGAATGGAAATGAGCCGCCAAACGCCGTGTTCGTGGCGAGTGTGGCCCACGTCGAAAAATCGGTCGTCACATCGATACGGTAATTCCGGCCGGATTCGCCGGAGACCTGGAATTGGAACTGGCCGGGGAGCCATTGCGGTTGGGTCAACGTGGCGGGGGTATTGCTGAACGCCTGAACCGTGAAGTTGGCCGTGGCGTTTGTCCCGCTGACGATCACGTTCTGCTGATTCGGACAGCCGTAGCCCTGCGTGTTGAGGCTGGAACAGTCCAGGTTGACCTGCCACGTGCCATTGAACACACTCAATTGATAATGGCCGGCGCCGTCGGTTTGCGCGTTGGAGGAATAGTTTGTTCCACTCGCCGTAATGAAGCCGCTCACATTGATGTTCGACAGGGGCTGACCGTTGCTGTTGGTCACGACTCCCGTAATTGTTGTGGTGGCCGCCCGAACCACGTAATTGATGTTCGAGATGTTCACGCCGTCGGTCACGTTGAAGGTCATGTCGGGTCCGATCACACCCAGCTGTGCGGCGCTGCCCGATTCCAGATTGATGGTCCAACTTCCGCCGAACACACCGAGATCAAAGCTCCCGTCGCCGGCGGTCGTCGCCGAGGCGGATGAGCCGCCGCCTTGAGGGAACGCCAGGAGCGTGAGTCCGGAGACGGGCAGGGCGCCGGTGTCCGTCACGTGTCCGAGCAGATGCGCGGTGGAACGCTGCGCGACAAAATTGACGAGAACTGCCTGCCCATTCGTCAGCGTAACGTTGGTTCCCTGCAAGACATAACCGGCGAGACCCGGATTGCTGTTGTCGGGACCGATGAACCAGGTGGTCCCGCTCACGCCCAGGGTGTAGTTCCCGTTGGCGTCGGTGATGGCGCTGGCCTGATACTGATTGCTGCCGTCGTTGGCGAACATCGAAATACCCGGGAGCGGGGCGTTGGTATCATTCTTGACGTTGCCATAAATCAGGGCGGATTCCTTCGCCAGGGGTATGTTGACTCCGGTCACGTCGCTTGTGCTCACGGTCACCTTTGGTTTGTTCTGTGGTCGCAGGT
The DNA window shown above is from Candidatus Angelobacter sp. and carries:
- a CDS encoding O-methyltransferase; translated protein: MNIAHWTAVDRYITDLLVRPDRALETALQTSADAGLPQINVAPNQGKFLQLLAKIQGARHILEIGTLGGYSTIWLARALPPGGTLMTLESEPKHAEVARKNIARAGLAGVVELRLGAALDTLQQLVTGKQPPFDFIFIDADKPGYPDYFTWALKLSRRGTCIVADNVIREGAVIDPHHEDARVQGARRFNELVAAEPRVTATAIQTVGSKGYDGFTVALVITDP
- the rplT gene encoding 50S ribosomal protein L20, with translation MRVTNAPASRKRRTRMIRAAKGFRMRRSKLYRYASDAVDHGRQYAYRDRKTKKRNFRALWQIRINAAARAAGLTYSRFMEGLKAAKVALDRKVLADIAAQDNAAFGELVKVAQNALRAKATAKA
- the rpmI gene encoding 50S ribosomal protein L35, producing MRRPKGIKTKKSVAKRFKITASGKVLRSHAGRRHLLATKNAKRRRRLGKMAVVDKTDVYRIIQNLPFSH
- a CDS encoding carboxypeptidase regulatory-like domain-containing protein, translated to THTISGKVSDAASSNGIPGLQLFVESANNTLTFAFSDASGNFTASVLPDQWKFSLSDFGLSQAGYLRPQNKPKVTVSTSDVTGVNIPLAKESALIYGNVKNDTNAPLPGISMFANDGSNQYQASAITDANGNYTLGVSGTTWFIGPDNSNPGLAGYVLQGTNVTLTNGQAVLVNFVAQRSTAHLLGHVTDTGALPVSGLTLLAFPQGGGSSASATTAGDGSFDLGVFGGSWTINLESGSAAQLGVIGPDMTFNVTDGVNISNINYVVRAATTTITGVVTNSNGQPLSNINVSGFITASGTNYSSNAQTDGAGHYQLSVFNGTWQVNLDCSSLNTQGYGCPNQQNVIVSGTNATANFTVQAFSNTPATLTQPQWLPGQFQFQVSGESGRNYRIDVTTDFSTWATLATNTAFGGSFPFSDPGTSNFTRRFYRAVLVP